A single window of Ignavibacteriota bacterium DNA harbors:
- a CDS encoding HlyD family efflux transporter periplasmic adaptor subunit — protein sequence MEKEKKLSKILKYFQNKFDLLNSAYLQTVKKNKLPAIFQKKYSLFTIVIILFVFIYFTFFNSSKIDSNIPLYKIKRDTFRISVTESGEIKAKNSISIAAPRVRSSLKIVFLVPEGTYIKSGDIVAKFDPTEALTKLKEAEAQLEIAMSNKEKLMANQASEIAQMESQLKSSQLSFELSKLSMEQMKFEAQAKQREAALQHQKNELQYEQTQKDYESKKIIQQSEMNNMNVEVRQKKNDLEKAKMDLDDLTLSASAEGLVVYGVNWANNGQKFQIGDQPWPGQVIITLPDLSAMESETYVNEVDVSKVSMGQKVIVKLDAFQDSTFTGKITSIARLGKNKNYDSDIKVFDVHVDIEGVSEILKPGMTTSNQIIVNETKDKLFVPHEAVFNESDEFFVYKKNGSGFDKVNVKIGSKSEDFIVINDGLQNGDFVALRNPTLEIHEEISGDSPTEVETTKSQTKSKSARTIIIE from the coding sequence ATGGAAAAAGAGAAAAAATTATCGAAGATTTTAAAATATTTTCAAAATAAGTTTGATCTATTAAATTCAGCATACTTACAAACCGTAAAAAAAAATAAACTTCCAGCAATTTTTCAAAAAAAATATTCATTATTTACAATAGTGATAATTCTGTTCGTTTTCATTTATTTTACTTTCTTTAACAGTTCAAAAATTGATTCAAACATTCCGCTATATAAAATCAAGAGAGATACTTTTAGAATATCCGTAACGGAAAGCGGTGAAATAAAGGCAAAAAATTCTATATCAATTGCGGCGCCAAGAGTTAGAAGCAGTTTGAAGATTGTATTTTTAGTGCCCGAAGGAACTTACATTAAATCGGGAGATATTGTGGCAAAATTTGATCCTACCGAAGCATTAACAAAATTAAAAGAAGCCGAAGCACAGCTTGAAATTGCAATGTCTAATAAAGAAAAGCTTATGGCAAATCAAGCGTCCGAAATTGCGCAAATGGAATCACAATTAAAAAGCTCTCAACTCAGTTTTGAATTATCCAAACTAAGCATGGAACAAATGAAGTTTGAAGCTCAAGCTAAACAAAGAGAAGCTGCGCTGCAGCATCAAAAAAATGAATTACAGTATGAACAAACACAAAAAGATTATGAATCGAAAAAAATAATTCAACAGTCAGAAATGAATAACATGAATGTTGAAGTTAGGCAGAAAAAAAATGATCTGGAAAAAGCAAAAATGGATTTGGATGATTTAACTCTTTCGGCATCAGCGGAAGGTTTGGTTGTTTATGGCGTAAATTGGGCGAATAACGGTCAAAAATTTCAAATTGGAGATCAGCCTTGGCCTGGGCAAGTAATAATTACTTTACCTGATCTATCAGCAATGGAAAGCGAAACGTATGTTAATGAAGTTGATGTAAGTAAAGTTAGCATGGGACAAAAAGTAATTGTTAAACTCGACGCATTTCAAGATAGCACCTTTACCGGAAAAATTACTAGTATTGCTCGGTTGGGAAAGAACAAAAATTATGATTCGGATATTAAAGTTTTTGATGTTCACGTTGATATTGAAGGCGTTTCCGAAATTCTAAAACCCGGAATGACAACGAGCAATCAAATAATAGTTAATGAAACAAAGGATAAATTATTTGTTCCGCATGAAGCAGTATTTAATGAAAGCGACGAATTTTTCGTATATAAAAAAAACGGTTCGGGATTTGACAAAGTAAATGTAAAAATCGGAAGTAAAAGTGAAGATTTTATCGTTATAAATGACGGTTTGCAAAACGGTGATTTTGTTGCTTTACGAAATCCTACATTGGAAATTCATGAAGAGATAAGTGGAGATTCACCGACTGAAGTGGAAACGACAAAATCTCAAACCAAATCAAAATCGGCTCGAACAATTATAATTGAATAA